A window of the Leishmania mexicana MHOM/GT/2001/U1103 complete genome, chromosome 29 genome harbors these coding sequences:
- a CDS encoding AAA family ATPase-like protein, with translation MAPISAAALSSAPRGDSNVPAGKSRDVAPIMLAVGVDGALGPSDCLLATHVMHRLGLQGGHIVHLWTNYGDVYAGVRPMRGSAVASDKIFLNDDAAAVLVDVSSVALCPVLLPVNGVPTLRSVTLAMVVPENARDADTTDAIAPSIASTVEWQALFRRTLHHKIGYVHLRITQRVLTHRIALEVVDLSVACGGEEGSTPAAESAAAWGIVTDATEVRLCTSGGAAETPSGAPQRASTPIADGTAVAHQDSGASSFGCLCTLVVGDTGVGKSRWLARHASTAPQAEQQGRMDGFTSSAAATRRTRYIEWVHVDQLPQGEGSEVSTATALHEVFERARQSAPATVVMDDLHLICASEASSAGSRWAMSLIAHAVAAELLDLQSRRLDVRVVASAPTLASLDSCLTSATLFGGSVVSLEMPSSAQERLACLRTCLAELSCSGAEAGPAVSDDCLLEVAERAHGFTQRDLHRLVETAVVQAFQARQSTEPTEADLRVAAAAVRPSSLKRFEVSIPNVTWSDIGGSAEAKQTLCDVVDWCLGKHSWVFAEFNLTPPKGVLLYGPPGCSKTMLAKALANESHMNFISVKGPEVFSKWVGDSEKAVRDIFERARAASPCVVFIDELDGMCGHRGRGGVSDRVISQFLTELDGLPAAFDEKKNALVFVAATNRPDNIDGAVLRPGRIDRRVYVGLPTLPERCAITDIQFQHLPVAAELTANYVAERTDGYTGAEVVAVVKEAAFHAITANAHASHVTVADVDAALKKVRPRINAKDVEWYKHWPHNRKSSTAHM, from the coding sequence ATGGCGCCGATATCCGCCGCTGCTTTGTCTTCCGCTCCGCGGGGCGATTCCAACGTGCCTGCGGGGAAGAGTCGTGATGTGGCCCCGATCATGCTTGCCGTTGGCGTCGATGGTGCTCTCGGGCCGAGCGATTGTCTTCTCGCCACCCACGTAATGCACCGCCTGGGGCTGCAGGGCGGACACATTGTACACCTCTGGACAAACTACGGCGACGTATACGCGGGAGTGCGACCGATGCGCGGGTCCGCTGTTGCATCCGACAAGATCTTTCTGAACGATGATGCAGCGGCTGTTTTGGTCGACGTTTCGTCTGTCGCACTTTGTCCGGTTCTTCTCCCTGTGAATGGCGTACCGACATTGCGGTCTGTAACGCTGGCGATGGTAGTCCCCGAAAACGCGCGTGACGCTGACACGACTGACGCTATTGCGCCGTCGATCGCATCTACTGTGGAGTGGCAAGCGTTGTTTCGCCGCACACTGCACCACAAGATCGGGTATGTGCACCTCCGCATCACCCAGCGTGTGCTGACCCATCGCATcgcgctggaggtggtggactTGAGTGTGGCGTGcggaggggaagaagggtcgacgccggcggccgaGTCCGCAGCTGCTTGGGGAATCGTGACGGATGCGACGGAGGTGCGCCTTTGTAccagtggcggtgctgccgagACCCCAagcggcgcgccgcagcgtgcCTCAACTCCGATCGCAGACGGCACGGCAGTGGCACATCAGGACAGCGGCGCGTCTTCCTTTGGGTGCTTGTGCACCCTCGTAGTGGGGGACACTGGTGTCGGCAAGAGTCGCTGGCTCGCTCGCCATGCCTCCACAGCGCCCCAGGCAGAGCAACAGGGACGCATGGACGGATTCACTTCTTCGGCCGCCGCGACTAGGCGTACGAGGTACATAGAATGGGTTCACGTGGACCAACTGCCGCAGGGTGAGGGCAGCGAGGTGAGCACAGCGACGGCGTTGCACGAGGTATTTGAGCGCGCGCGTCagtcagcgccggcgacggtggtcATGGATGATTTGCATCTTATCTGCGCCAGCGAGGCGTCCTCTGCTGGGTCTCGCTGGGCGATGTCCCTCATCGCCCATGCCGTGGCTGCTGAGCTGCTTGACTTGCAGAGCCGCCGTCTCGATGTGCGAGTGGTTGCGAGTGCGCCGACGCTGGCGAGTCTCGACTCATGTCTAACCAGCGCCACTCTCTTTGGCGGGAGCGTTGTGTCGCTGGAGATGCCGAGTAGCGCTCAGGAGCGGCTCGCATGTCTCCGTACGTGCCTCGCGGAACTGTCTTGTAGCGGTGCAGAGGCAGGGCCTGCCGTCAGCGACGACTGCCTACTCGAGGTGGCAGAGCGCGCGCATGGCTTCACACAGCGCGACCTGCATCGACTCGTCGAGACAGCAGTGGTACAAGCGTTCCAAGCACGTCAGTCAACCGAGCCAACGGAGGCGGACCTTCgcgtggcggcagctgcggtgcgtcCTTCGTCGCTCAAGCGCTTCGAGGTGTCGATTCCGAATGTGACGTGGTCCGACATCGGCGGAAGCGCAGAGGCGAAGCAGACCCTCTGTGATGTGGTGGACTGGTGCCTGGGGAAGCACAGCTGGGTCTTCGCGGAGTTCAACTTGACACCACCGAAGGGTGTGCTCCTCTACGGCCCGCCGGGCTGTAGCAAGACGATGCTGGCCAAGGCGCTCGCGAACGAGAGTCACATGAACTTCATTTCCGTAAAGGGACCGGAGGTCTTCTCGAAGTGGGTGGGTGATAGCGAGAAGGCGGTGCGCGACATCTTCGAGCGTGCCCGTGCGGCGAGCCCCTGCGTCGTGTTCATTGATGAGTTGGATGGCATGTGCGGCCATCGCGGTCGCGGTGGCGTGTCGGACCGCGTCATCTCGCAGTTCCTCACCGAGCTGGATGGGCTGCCGGCCGCCTTTGATGAAAAGAAGAACGCACTCGTGTTTGTGGCGGCGACAAATCGTCCCGACAACATCGAcggcgcggtgctgcgtccCGGACGCATTGACCGTCGCGTCTACGTCGGGCTTCCTACCTTGCCAGAGCGGTGCGCCATCACGGATATTCAATTCCAGCACCTGCctgtggcggcggagctcaCGGCTAACTACGTGGCAGAGCGGACAGATGGCTACACTGGTGCCGAGGTCGTAGCGGTGGTGAAAGAGGCCGCGTTTCACGCCATCACAGCCAACGCGCATGCGTCTCATGTGACGGTGGCCGACGTCGACGCGGCCCTGAAGAAGGTGCGACCACGCATCAACGCAAAAGATGTGGAGTGGTACAAGCATTGGCCGCACAACAGAAAAAGCTCCACCGCGCACATGTGA
- a CDS encoding putative heat shock 70-related protein 1, mitochondrial precursor translates to MFARRVCGSAAASAACLARHESQKVQGDVIGVDLGTTYSCVATMDGDKARVLENSEGFRTTPSVVAFKGSEKLVGLAAKRQAITNPQSTFYAVKRLIGRRFEDEHIQKDIKNVPYKIVRAGNGDAWVQDGNGKQYSPSQIGAFVLEKMKETAENFLGHKVSNAVVTCPAYFNDAQRQATKDAGTIAGLNVIRVVNEPTAAALAYGMDKTKDSLIAVYDLGGGTFDISVLEIAGGVFEVKATNGDTHLGGEDFDLVLSDYILEEFRKTSGIDLSKERMALQRVREAAEKAKCELSSAMETEVNLPFITANADGAQHIQMHISRSKFEGITQRLIDRSIAPCKQCMKDAGVELKEINDVVLVGGMTRMPKVVEEVKRFFQKDPFRGVNPDEAVALGAATLGGVLRGDVKGLVLLDVTPLSLGIETLGGVFTRMIPKNTTIPTKKSQTFSTAADNQTQVGIKVFQGEREMAADNQMMGQFDLVGIPPAPRGVPQVEVTFDIDANGICHVTAKDKATGKTQNITITANGGLSKEQIEQMIRDSEQHAEADRVKRELVEVRNNAETQLTTAERQLSEWKYVSDAEKENVRTLVAELRKAMENPNVAKDDLSAATDKLQKAVMECGRTEYQQAAAANSGSTSNSGEQQQQQQSQGEETK, encoded by the coding sequence ATGTTCGCTCGTCGTGTGTGCggaagcgctgcggcgtcggctgcaTGCCTGGCGCGGCACGAGTCGCAGAAGGTGCAGGGCGACGTGATTGGCGTGGACCTGGGCACGACGTACAGCTGCGTGGCGACGATGGACGGCGAcaaggcgcgcgtgctggagAACTCTGAGGGCTTCCGGACGACGCCGTCCGTTGTGGCGTTCAAGGGCAGCGAGAAGCTTGTGGGGCTtgcggcgaagcggcaggCGATCACGAACCCGCAGTCGACGTTCTATGCTGTGAAGCGGCTGATCGGGCGCCGGTTCGAGGACGAGCACATCCAGAAGGACATCAAGAACGTGCCGTACAAGATCGTGCGCGCGGGGAACGGCGACGCGTGGGTGCAGGACGGGAACGGGAAGCAGTACTCGCCGTCGCAGATCGGCGCGTTCGTGCTGGAGAAGATGAAGGAGACGGCGGAGAACTTCCTTGGGCACAAGGTGAGCAACGCCGTCGTGACGTGCCCCGCGTACTTCAAcgacgcgcagcgccaggcgACGAAGGATGCGGGGACGATTGCGGGCCTGAACGTGATCCGCGTGGTGAACGAGccgactgctgcggcgcttgCGTACGGCATGGACAAGACGAAGGACAGCCTGATCGCGGTGTACGaccttggcggcggcacgttCGATATCTCCGTGCTGGAGATCGCTGGCGGCGTGTTCGAGGTGAAGGCGACGAACGGCGACACGCACCTTGGCGGCGAGGACTTCGACCTGGTGCTGTCGGACTACATCCTGGAGGAGTTCCGCAAGACGAGCGGGATCGACCTGAGCAAGGAGcggatggcgctgcagcgcgtgcgcgaggcggcggagaaggcgaagtGCGAGCTGTCGTCGGCGATGGAGACGGAGGTGAACCTGCCGTTCATCACCGCGaacgccgacggcgcgcagcacatccaGATGCACATCAGCCGTAGCAAGTTCGAGGGCATCACGCAGAGGCTGATCGATCGCTCGATTGCGCCGTGCAAGCAGTGCATGAAGGACGCCGGCGTGGAGCTGAAGGAGATCAACGACGTTGTGCTTGTTGGCGGCATGACGCGGATGCcgaaggtggtggaggaggtgaagaggTTCTTCCAGAAGGACCCGTTCCGCGGCGTGAACCCCGACGAGGCTGTGGCGCttggtgcggcgacgctgggcggtgtgctgcgcggtgACGTGAAGGGgcttgtgctgctggacgtgacgccgctgtcgctgggcATTGAGACGCTCGGCGGCGTGTTCACGCGCATGATCCCGAAGAACACGACGATCCCGACGAAGAAGAGCCAGACGTTCTCGACTGCGGCGGACAACCAGACCCAGGTGGGGATCAAGGTGTTCCAGGGCGAGCGCGAGATGGCTGCGGACAACCAGATGATGGGTCAGTTCGACCTGGTGGGCATCccgcccgcgccgcgcggcgtgccgcagGTCGAGGTGACGTTCGACATCGACGCGAACGGCATCTGCCACGTGACGGCGAAGGACAAGGCGACGGGCAAGACGCAGAACATCACGATCACGGCGAACGGCGGGCTGTCGAAGGAGCAGATCGAGCAGATGATCCGCGACTCGGAGCAGCACGCGGAGGCCGACCGCGTGAAGCGCGAGCTTGTGGAGGTGCGCAACAACGCGGAGACGCAGCTGACAACGGCGGAGAGGCAGCTGAGCGAGTGGAAGTACGTGAGCGatgcggagaaggagaacgTGAGgacgctggtggcggagctgcgcaaggcgATGGAGAACCCGAACGTCGCGAAGGACGACCTTTCGGCTGCGACGGACAAGCTGCAGAAGGCTGTGATGGAGTGCGGCCGCACAGAGTACCAGCAGGCTGCCGCGGCCAActccggcagcaccagcaactccggtgagcagcagcagcagcagcagagccaAGGAGAGGAGACGAAGTAA